From Carettochelys insculpta isolate YL-2023 chromosome 3, ASM3395843v1, whole genome shotgun sequence, a single genomic window includes:
- the ETAA1 gene encoding ewing's tumor-associated antigen 1 isoform X1, which translates to MASRRRKGGDKLRLRSPAQETGSGGARRSRQRQRAAAAAGESGVRAPQDGGVAVYDPSSKAEESCLYKTPKRSLNSRIKLPTFSSPANDTDIQQEIFWDPHSPITHKLGNERKKKAMSSCTVDISDIVNRIAPQDEKPSCCEGSLLGMWIGEDAIPCTPGLVKVRTRTKFNSARDGKIKNTEEELMKLAKQFDKNLEELDEVQEQNDECDGFMQTTSEGETVNSSAQIKNLQSFLDEDSKRETVLSSEPVKEHTDFPSTECCQTSSQKSVDLEAEMALNALFDCSTQKCSGQLSQDLSDISLNNSLHESRSPLVEEKHASKESTITKQHVTKEICQKPSSTCTLEHMKQISAPETKNVLVLPKQSLASSKTELLISKKPGEVAHDDFDDWDIDILADDSFVMQVTQNPELISTPEEALPASKKPSTSTVTGISETKEKTHASNSVISVSFSSKSNTIPYACLKQNSKTIQDAEESLSLQKPNKKMENSKIQSVFLHVEHDVRTDEKNSTGKIAQNKVYTPLISVQSDAKNGNEQNQPKSGPISFPVKESSSILVQCNPHRTQTGKYRNNKSGIFHQPSISTNAKSNDRLKVNCIGVANLKQAEMPKKCSVSFNDWNEPKFPDEVLDMFCESDSLWDTNGEDDDLLYQLCDDVEKQTQNQDIKQGNKSAVIQGANITSKSDTDSSFTASKQELSNYPLAQKLNANQNTILMGTPCTNVSKVIGRLTTFGNVANCINSENPIAVMANVPTQHRYTHSQNHDKTGSVNASNSISGKWYRSNSVPVGSLRSETGPANTTDCCMNAFNSQVLGNQDLSCNTGKIQNNSCMNKMLVVPSKFTFKKINNSQITVHADPKSISVGGTSGIKVTQQSLEENKSQLNVPFHGKIEVNQKPPFKRHLSESLAESATAFVMEQKNRKCSQEEIEKKKQEALARRKSRMQEFLKDT; encoded by the exons ATGGCTAGCAGACGGCGGAAAGGGGGTGATAAGCTCCGCCTCAGGTCCCCGGCGCAGGAGACGGGGAGCGGCGGCGCGAGGCGTagcaggcagaggcagagggcGGCGGCTGCCGCCGGGGAAAGCGGCGTGAGGGCCCCGCAAGATGGAGGGGTGGCAGTCTACGATCCCAGCAGCAAGGCAGAGG AATCCTGTTTATATAAGACACCAAAGAGGTCATTAAATAGCAGAATAAAGTTACCAACCTTCAGTTCTCCAGCCAATGATACAGACATACAGCAAGAAATTTTTTGGGATCCTCATTCACCAATTACACATAAATTAG gtaatgaaagaaagaaaaaagccatgAGTAGCTGTACAGTTGACATTTCAGATATTGTTAATCGTATTGCTCCACAG GATGAAAAACCAAGCTGTTGTGAGGGGTCTCTTCTTGGGATGTGGATTGGTGAAGATGCTATTCCCTGTACACCTGGATTAGTAAAAGTGCGAACTAGGACAAAATTTAATAGTGCAAG AGATGgtaaaataaaaaatactgaGGAGGAACTGATGAAGTTGGCTAAACAATTTGATAAAAACCTGGAGGAGCTAGATGAAGTCCAGGAACAAAATGATGAATGTGATGGTTTTATGCAGACTACTTCAGAGGGAGAGACTGTAAATAGTAGTGCACAGATAAAAAATCTGCAGTCATTCCTTGATGAAGATTCTAAAAGAGAGACAGTTCTGTCCTCAGAGCCAGTTAAAGAGCATACCGACTTCCCTTCTACAGAGTGTTGTCAAACTAGCAGCCAGAAGTCGGTAGACCTTGAAGCAGAAATGGCCCTTAATGCCCTTTTTGATTGCTCTACCCAGAAATGTAGTGGACAGTTGAGCCAAGACCTATCTGATATTTCCTTAAACAATAGTTTACATGAAAGTAGAAGTCCCTTGGTGGAAGAGAAACATGCTTCTAAGGAAAGTACAATAACCAAGCAGCATGTTACTAAAGAGATATGCCAGAAGCCAAGTTCAACATGCACATTAGAACATATGAAACAGATTTCAGCTCCAGAAACTAAGAATGTTCTTGTCCTTCCAAAACAAAGTTTGGCATCCTCCAAGACAGAATTGCTGATCTCCAAAAAGCCTGGTGAAGTGGCTCATGATGATTTTGATGATTGGGATATTGACATATTAGCAGATGATTCCTTTGTAATGCAAGTTACCCAAAACCCTGAACTAATTAGTACTCCTGAAGAAGCCCTACCAGCCTCTAAAAAGCCAAGCACAAGCACTGTCACAGGCATTAGTGAAACTAAGGAAAAAACACATGCTTCTAATTCTGTAATTAGTGTAAGTTTTTCATCCAAATCCAACACTATACCATATGCATGTCTGAAACAAAATAGTAAAACCATACAAGATGCTGAAGAATCTCTCTCTCTACAGAAACCAAATAAGAAGATGGAAAATTCCAAGATACAGAGTGTTTTTTTACATGTGGAGCATGATGTTAGAACTGATGAGAAAAATTCCACAGGGAAAATAGCCCAAAACAAAGTTTATACTCCTCTTATTTCAGTGCAATCTGACGCTAAGAATGGAAATGAACAGAATCAGCCGAAAAGTGGCCCTATTAGTTTTCCTGTAAAAGAATCCTCTTCCATCTTGGTACAATGTAATCCTCATAGAACACAGACTGGAAAATATAGAAATAACAAGTCTGGTATTTTCCATCAGCCATCCATTTCTACTAATGCCAAGTCTAATGATCGATTAAAGGTGAACTGTATTGGTGTGGCTAACCTAAAGCAAGCTGAAATGCCAAAGAAATGTTCTGTGTCATTTAATGATTGGAATGAGCCTAAGTTTCCTGATGAAGTTTTAGATATGTTTTGTGAATCTGATAGTCTTTGGGACACGAATGGTGAAGATGATGATTTGTTATATCAGCTGTGTGATGATGTAGAAAAACAGACTCAAAACCAAGATATTAAACAAGGAAACAAGAGCGCGGTGATACAAGGAGCCAATATTACTTCCAAATCTGATACTGATAGTAGCTTCACTGCATCTAAACAAGAACTGTCCAATTACCCATTGGCACAAAAACTCAATGCAAACCAGAATACCATTTTGATGGGTACTCCTTGTACAAATGTCTCAAAGGTTATAGGCAGATTAACTACATTTGGAAATGTAGCAAACTGTATAAATTCTGAAAATCCTATAGCTGTAATGGCAAATGTCCCTACACAGCATCGGTATACCCATTCCCAAAACCATGATAAAACTGGTTCTGTAAATGCATCAAATAGCATTTCAGGAAAATGGTATCGGTCTAATTCTGTGCCTGTAGGAAGCCTCAGGTCTGAAACTGGTCCTGCTAACACGACGGATTGTTGTATGAATGCATTTAACAGTCAAGTATTAGGCAACCAAGATCTTTCATGCAACACAGGAAAGATACAAAATAACAGTTGTATGAACAAAATGTTAGTTGTGCCTTcaaaatttacatttaaaaagattAACAATTCCCAGATTACTGTTCATGCAGATCCTAAAAGTATAAGTGTAGGAGGCACTTCTGGAATCAAAGTTACTCAGCAGAGTCTGGAAGAAAACAAGAGTCAATTAAACGTCCCTTTCCATGGGAAGATTGAAGTTAATCAAAAGCCACCTTTTAAGAGGCACCTTTCAGAATCTCTGGCGGAGTCTGCAACAG CCTTTGTGATGGAACAGAAAAATAGAAAATGTTCTCAAGaagaaattgaaaagaaaaaacaagaagcTTTGGCTCGAAGAAAATCCAGAATGCAGGAGTTTCTCAAAGATACTTAA
- the ETAA1 gene encoding ewing's tumor-associated antigen 1 isoform X2, translating into MTESCLYKTPKRSLNSRIKLPTFSSPANDTDIQQEIFWDPHSPITHKLGNERKKKAMSSCTVDISDIVNRIAPQDEKPSCCEGSLLGMWIGEDAIPCTPGLVKVRTRTKFNSARDGKIKNTEEELMKLAKQFDKNLEELDEVQEQNDECDGFMQTTSEGETVNSSAQIKNLQSFLDEDSKRETVLSSEPVKEHTDFPSTECCQTSSQKSVDLEAEMALNALFDCSTQKCSGQLSQDLSDISLNNSLHESRSPLVEEKHASKESTITKQHVTKEICQKPSSTCTLEHMKQISAPETKNVLVLPKQSLASSKTELLISKKPGEVAHDDFDDWDIDILADDSFVMQVTQNPELISTPEEALPASKKPSTSTVTGISETKEKTHASNSVISVSFSSKSNTIPYACLKQNSKTIQDAEESLSLQKPNKKMENSKIQSVFLHVEHDVRTDEKNSTGKIAQNKVYTPLISVQSDAKNGNEQNQPKSGPISFPVKESSSILVQCNPHRTQTGKYRNNKSGIFHQPSISTNAKSNDRLKVNCIGVANLKQAEMPKKCSVSFNDWNEPKFPDEVLDMFCESDSLWDTNGEDDDLLYQLCDDVEKQTQNQDIKQGNKSAVIQGANITSKSDTDSSFTASKQELSNYPLAQKLNANQNTILMGTPCTNVSKVIGRLTTFGNVANCINSENPIAVMANVPTQHRYTHSQNHDKTGSVNASNSISGKWYRSNSVPVGSLRSETGPANTTDCCMNAFNSQVLGNQDLSCNTGKIQNNSCMNKMLVVPSKFTFKKINNSQITVHADPKSISVGGTSGIKVTQQSLEENKSQLNVPFHGKIEVNQKPPFKRHLSESLAESATAFVMEQKNRKCSQEEIEKKKQEALARRKSRMQEFLKDT; encoded by the exons atgacag AATCCTGTTTATATAAGACACCAAAGAGGTCATTAAATAGCAGAATAAAGTTACCAACCTTCAGTTCTCCAGCCAATGATACAGACATACAGCAAGAAATTTTTTGGGATCCTCATTCACCAATTACACATAAATTAG gtaatgaaagaaagaaaaaagccatgAGTAGCTGTACAGTTGACATTTCAGATATTGTTAATCGTATTGCTCCACAG GATGAAAAACCAAGCTGTTGTGAGGGGTCTCTTCTTGGGATGTGGATTGGTGAAGATGCTATTCCCTGTACACCTGGATTAGTAAAAGTGCGAACTAGGACAAAATTTAATAGTGCAAG AGATGgtaaaataaaaaatactgaGGAGGAACTGATGAAGTTGGCTAAACAATTTGATAAAAACCTGGAGGAGCTAGATGAAGTCCAGGAACAAAATGATGAATGTGATGGTTTTATGCAGACTACTTCAGAGGGAGAGACTGTAAATAGTAGTGCACAGATAAAAAATCTGCAGTCATTCCTTGATGAAGATTCTAAAAGAGAGACAGTTCTGTCCTCAGAGCCAGTTAAAGAGCATACCGACTTCCCTTCTACAGAGTGTTGTCAAACTAGCAGCCAGAAGTCGGTAGACCTTGAAGCAGAAATGGCCCTTAATGCCCTTTTTGATTGCTCTACCCAGAAATGTAGTGGACAGTTGAGCCAAGACCTATCTGATATTTCCTTAAACAATAGTTTACATGAAAGTAGAAGTCCCTTGGTGGAAGAGAAACATGCTTCTAAGGAAAGTACAATAACCAAGCAGCATGTTACTAAAGAGATATGCCAGAAGCCAAGTTCAACATGCACATTAGAACATATGAAACAGATTTCAGCTCCAGAAACTAAGAATGTTCTTGTCCTTCCAAAACAAAGTTTGGCATCCTCCAAGACAGAATTGCTGATCTCCAAAAAGCCTGGTGAAGTGGCTCATGATGATTTTGATGATTGGGATATTGACATATTAGCAGATGATTCCTTTGTAATGCAAGTTACCCAAAACCCTGAACTAATTAGTACTCCTGAAGAAGCCCTACCAGCCTCTAAAAAGCCAAGCACAAGCACTGTCACAGGCATTAGTGAAACTAAGGAAAAAACACATGCTTCTAATTCTGTAATTAGTGTAAGTTTTTCATCCAAATCCAACACTATACCATATGCATGTCTGAAACAAAATAGTAAAACCATACAAGATGCTGAAGAATCTCTCTCTCTACAGAAACCAAATAAGAAGATGGAAAATTCCAAGATACAGAGTGTTTTTTTACATGTGGAGCATGATGTTAGAACTGATGAGAAAAATTCCACAGGGAAAATAGCCCAAAACAAAGTTTATACTCCTCTTATTTCAGTGCAATCTGACGCTAAGAATGGAAATGAACAGAATCAGCCGAAAAGTGGCCCTATTAGTTTTCCTGTAAAAGAATCCTCTTCCATCTTGGTACAATGTAATCCTCATAGAACACAGACTGGAAAATATAGAAATAACAAGTCTGGTATTTTCCATCAGCCATCCATTTCTACTAATGCCAAGTCTAATGATCGATTAAAGGTGAACTGTATTGGTGTGGCTAACCTAAAGCAAGCTGAAATGCCAAAGAAATGTTCTGTGTCATTTAATGATTGGAATGAGCCTAAGTTTCCTGATGAAGTTTTAGATATGTTTTGTGAATCTGATAGTCTTTGGGACACGAATGGTGAAGATGATGATTTGTTATATCAGCTGTGTGATGATGTAGAAAAACAGACTCAAAACCAAGATATTAAACAAGGAAACAAGAGCGCGGTGATACAAGGAGCCAATATTACTTCCAAATCTGATACTGATAGTAGCTTCACTGCATCTAAACAAGAACTGTCCAATTACCCATTGGCACAAAAACTCAATGCAAACCAGAATACCATTTTGATGGGTACTCCTTGTACAAATGTCTCAAAGGTTATAGGCAGATTAACTACATTTGGAAATGTAGCAAACTGTATAAATTCTGAAAATCCTATAGCTGTAATGGCAAATGTCCCTACACAGCATCGGTATACCCATTCCCAAAACCATGATAAAACTGGTTCTGTAAATGCATCAAATAGCATTTCAGGAAAATGGTATCGGTCTAATTCTGTGCCTGTAGGAAGCCTCAGGTCTGAAACTGGTCCTGCTAACACGACGGATTGTTGTATGAATGCATTTAACAGTCAAGTATTAGGCAACCAAGATCTTTCATGCAACACAGGAAAGATACAAAATAACAGTTGTATGAACAAAATGTTAGTTGTGCCTTcaaaatttacatttaaaaagattAACAATTCCCAGATTACTGTTCATGCAGATCCTAAAAGTATAAGTGTAGGAGGCACTTCTGGAATCAAAGTTACTCAGCAGAGTCTGGAAGAAAACAAGAGTCAATTAAACGTCCCTTTCCATGGGAAGATTGAAGTTAATCAAAAGCCACCTTTTAAGAGGCACCTTTCAGAATCTCTGGCGGAGTCTGCAACAG CCTTTGTGATGGAACAGAAAAATAGAAAATGTTCTCAAGaagaaattgaaaagaaaaaacaagaagcTTTGGCTCGAAGAAAATCCAGAATGCAGGAGTTTCTCAAAGATACTTAA